One window from the genome of Terrimicrobium sacchariphilum encodes:
- a CDS encoding glycosyltransferase family 2 protein: MRVLPFRLLFGFVLLLLVGTLAAVFFSRHEWAWAIGILFLTYDAVLLTAITTLAWRGVVRSEAPKTCHVSPPELAVLVPCRNEKSVISACLDALIPQMRTGETIWVIDDGSTDGTVSFLTERYGVVMDGHFGESSILPILRVWTKPSSGKANSLNELIPRCGGEVIVTIDADTVPTRDSLKAIREEFRDPEMAAACGVLIPSCRGGLLARAFEYFQRSEYMRAYLWRLAWSRIDAMEMVSGAFGAYRREVIEKVGFFDPSSWVEDYELIFRIYREAGDSGKKWRIGVIGTAQAVTDAPATVSLFWKQRSRWFGGFLATLFGNQDMVANPRYGAMGGVLLPAKTVDTLLPFFSAGAQLTFIVLLLDSPHVAWGLVGFIAAKLVFDLCLQSLSFFLYARWLRRPVTPDWAFRIISASLLEPFFFQPLRYSGAILGWVALLRNRMTWAPQRAAGTELPDAEQG; this comes from the coding sequence ATGCGTGTCCTCCCCTTCCGGCTTCTCTTCGGCTTTGTCCTGCTGTTGCTGGTCGGAACGCTCGCGGCGGTCTTTTTCTCCCGCCACGAGTGGGCCTGGGCGATCGGCATTCTTTTTCTGACCTACGACGCGGTGCTGCTCACCGCGATTACGACCCTAGCCTGGCGCGGAGTGGTGCGTTCCGAGGCACCTAAGACATGCCATGTCTCACCCCCGGAACTGGCGGTGCTCGTGCCCTGCCGGAATGAGAAAAGCGTCATCTCTGCCTGCCTCGATGCGCTCATTCCACAGATGCGCACCGGGGAAACCATCTGGGTCATCGATGATGGCTCGACGGATGGCACGGTCTCTTTTCTCACCGAGAGGTACGGCGTGGTAATGGACGGCCATTTCGGCGAATCCTCCATCCTCCCTATCCTGCGCGTCTGGACCAAACCCTCCTCGGGCAAGGCGAATTCCCTCAACGAACTCATCCCCCGCTGTGGCGGCGAGGTGATCGTGACCATCGACGCCGACACCGTGCCGACGCGGGATTCGCTCAAGGCCATCCGCGAGGAATTCCGCGACCCGGAGATGGCGGCTGCGTGCGGGGTGTTGATTCCCTCCTGCCGGGGCGGACTGCTGGCGCGGGCCTTTGAATACTTCCAGCGGTCCGAGTACATGCGCGCCTATCTGTGGCGGCTGGCGTGGAGCCGGATCGATGCGATGGAAATGGTCTCCGGAGCCTTCGGCGCATACCGCCGCGAGGTGATCGAGAAGGTCGGCTTCTTCGATCCGTCGAGCTGGGTGGAGGATTACGAGTTGATCTTCCGAATCTACCGTGAGGCGGGAGATTCCGGCAAAAAATGGCGCATCGGGGTGATCGGCACAGCTCAGGCGGTGACAGACGCCCCCGCCACGGTGTCGCTTTTCTGGAAGCAGCGGTCGCGGTGGTTCGGCGGCTTCCTCGCCACGCTTTTCGGCAATCAGGACATGGTGGCCAATCCCCGCTACGGCGCGATGGGCGGCGTATTGCTGCCCGCCAAGACGGTCGACACCCTGCTGCCCTTTTTCTCGGCGGGCGCGCAGCTCACTTTCATCGTCCTGCTGCTCGACTCCCCGCACGTCGCCTGGGGGCTGGTCGGCTTCATTGCGGCCAAGCTGGTCTTTGACCTCTGCCTTCAAAGCCTGTCCTTCTTTCTTTACGCCCGCTGGCTGCGTCGGCCCGTGACGCCTGACTGGGCGTTTCGTATCATCTCGGCCTCGCTGCTGGAGCCGTTTTTCTTTCAGCCGCTGCGCTACAGCGGAGCCATCCTGGGCTGGGTCGCGCTGCTGCGGAATCGCATGACGTGGGCGCCCCAGCGGGCGGCGGGGACGGAACTTCCCGATGCCGAGCAGGGATAA
- a CDS encoding class I fructose-bisphosphate aldolase, with translation MNTKITEYLGDKADYLLNHECKTISKDLLHLPGGDFVDRIFASTDRNQRVLNNLNWIYNTGRLAGTGYVSILPVDQGIEHSAGASFAKNPIYFDSENIVKLAIEGGCNAVASTFGVLGSVSRKYAHKIPFLVKINHNELLTYPNQHKEILFGKIDQAYDMGAAAVGATIYFGSEDASHEIVEIAEAFAYAHELGMATVLWCYLRNSAFNKDKDYHLSADLTGQANHLGVTIQADIIKQKLPENNGGFKALNTGSSSYGKLDERIYTQLTTDHPIDLCRYQVANCYMGRAGLINSGGASGAHDFADATFTAVVNKRAGGTGLISGRKAFQRPMAEGVELLNTIQDVYLAKEITVA, from the coding sequence ATGAACACCAAAATCACGGAGTATCTCGGGGACAAGGCGGACTATCTGCTCAATCATGAATGCAAGACGATCTCGAAGGACTTGCTCCACCTGCCCGGCGGAGACTTCGTGGACCGGATTTTTGCCTCCACGGACCGCAACCAGCGCGTCCTGAACAACCTGAACTGGATCTACAACACCGGCCGCCTCGCGGGCACCGGGTACGTCTCGATCCTTCCGGTCGACCAGGGCATCGAACACTCGGCGGGCGCGAGTTTTGCCAAGAACCCGATCTATTTTGACTCCGAGAACATCGTGAAGCTCGCCATCGAGGGCGGGTGCAACGCGGTGGCGTCGACCTTCGGCGTACTCGGCTCCGTGTCGCGCAAGTACGCGCACAAGATCCCCTTCCTGGTGAAGATCAACCACAACGAACTCCTCACCTACCCCAACCAGCACAAGGAAATCCTCTTTGGCAAAATCGACCAGGCTTACGACATGGGCGCGGCTGCGGTGGGCGCGACGATTTACTTCGGCTCCGAGGACGCGAGCCATGAAATCGTGGAAATCGCCGAGGCCTTCGCCTACGCACACGAACTGGGCATGGCGACGGTGCTGTGGTGCTACCTGCGCAATTCCGCCTTCAACAAGGACAAGGATTACCATCTCTCCGCCGACCTCACCGGCCAGGCGAACCACCTCGGCGTAACGATCCAGGCCGACATCATCAAGCAGAAGCTCCCGGAGAACAACGGCGGCTTCAAGGCGCTGAATACCGGCAGTTCCAGCTACGGCAAGCTCGACGAGCGCATCTACACGCAGTTGACCACCGATCACCCGATCGACCTCTGCCGCTACCAGGTAGCAAACTGCTACATGGGCCGGGCCGGATTGATCAACTCGGGCGGCGCGAGCGGAGCGCACGACTTTGCCGACGCGACCTTCACCGCCGTGGTAAACAAGCGCGCGGGCGGCACGGGCCTTATCTCGGGCCGCAAGGCCTTCCAGCGTCCCATGGCCGAGGGCGTCGAGCTCCTCAACACCATCCAGGACGTCTATCTCGCCAAGGAGATCACGGTCGCGTGA
- a CDS encoding YebC/PmpR family DNA-binding transcriptional regulator codes for MGRQWLHAKRAVASLKKSQATGKLVKEIMVAAKVGGADPEGNARLATAVEKARKESVSRDVIERAIKKGAGVGDEKLVMEHILFEGYAPHKVPVIVEVYTDNNNRTAPEIRVLFKKGQLGTSGSNKFLFDHVGLVEAYHSDTSADIETAAIEAGANDFEPLTHSQNDDIPADKLGARFITDRTATGAATKWLTENGWTVVTSELGHIAKQFPTLTDDQAAEVGEFLQALDDHDDVHRVWAAVK; via the coding sequence ATGGGTCGCCAATGGCTTCACGCTAAACGTGCCGTCGCCTCGCTGAAAAAGTCGCAGGCCACCGGAAAACTCGTCAAAGAAATCATGGTCGCCGCGAAGGTCGGAGGCGCTGATCCCGAGGGAAACGCCCGCCTCGCCACCGCGGTGGAAAAGGCGCGCAAGGAGTCCGTCTCCCGCGACGTCATCGAGCGTGCGATTAAGAAGGGCGCGGGCGTCGGCGACGAAAAGCTCGTGATGGAGCACATCCTTTTCGAGGGCTACGCCCCGCACAAGGTGCCCGTCATTGTCGAGGTCTACACCGACAATAACAACCGCACTGCCCCGGAGATTCGCGTTCTTTTCAAGAAGGGCCAGCTCGGAACCTCTGGCAGCAACAAGTTCCTCTTCGACCACGTCGGTCTCGTCGAAGCCTACCATTCCGACACCAGTGCGGACATCGAGACTGCGGCCATCGAGGCCGGAGCCAATGATTTCGAGCCGCTGACCCACTCGCAAAACGACGACATTCCCGCCGACAAGCTCGGCGCGCGCTTCATCACCGACCGCACCGCCACCGGTGCCGCCACCAAGTGGCTCACCGAAAACGGCTGGACCGTTGTGACCAGCGAACTCGGCCACATCGCCAAGCAATTCCCAACCCTCACCGACGACCAGGCCGCCGAAGTCGGCGAATTCCTCCAAGCCCTCGACGATCACGACGACGTCCACCGCGTCTGGGCCGCCGTGAAGTAA
- a CDS encoding GxxExxY protein: MHELSLRGISVVQQAPVVIEYKGLKLEETLRLDLLVEGCLLIELKSVQDILPVHKAQLFSYMKLLNVPLGLLINFHEPKLTSGIHRMMLPGSSGK; this comes from the coding sequence GTGCATGAGCTCTCCCTTCGCGGAATATCCGTGGTTCAGCAGGCTCCCGTTGTCATTGAGTACAAAGGCCTCAAACTTGAGGAAACTCTCCGCCTTGACCTACTGGTGGAAGGCTGCCTTTTAATCGAACTCAAATCTGTCCAGGACATCCTTCCCGTCCACAAGGCCCAGCTCTTCAGCTACATGAAGCTGCTCAACGTCCCGCTCGGCCTGCTGATCAACTTCCACGAACCCAAACTCACCAGCGGCATCCACCGCATGATGCTCCCGGGTTCTTCGGGAAAATGA